One genomic segment of Flagellimonas marinaquae includes these proteins:
- the ribD gene encoding bifunctional diaminohydroxyphosphoribosylaminopyrimidine deaminase/5-amino-6-(5-phosphoribosylamino)uracil reductase RibD has protein sequence MKIHQKYILRCIELAKKGLGTTAPNPLVGCVIVHNNKIIGEGFTDPYGGPHAEVNAIRSVKDKTLLKEASLYVTLEPCSHYGKTPPCADLIAKHKLKEVFIGLQDPHDKVAGKGIKKLQAAGCEVTVGILENECRAHHKRFLTYMEKKRPYIILKWAASDDGFLAPDTAKRSDNPEPFWITNAHSKQLVHQWRSQEQAILVGTNTVLEDNPSLTTRNWVGKSPVRVILDRDLKLDQRFHVLDASVKTIVLTEVTDEKKYIKGVDYALVDFSKPLAQQICNALYRHNINSVIVEGGSRTLQTFIDENLWDEARVFKGSVRFKNGLPAPKHQGILQKRTQILTDTLSIYIND, from the coding sequence GTGAAGATACATCAAAAATACATCCTTCGCTGCATTGAACTGGCCAAAAAAGGTCTGGGAACTACAGCTCCAAACCCTCTGGTGGGCTGTGTTATCGTGCATAATAACAAAATTATTGGAGAGGGTTTTACCGATCCTTATGGTGGTCCACATGCAGAGGTAAACGCCATACGTTCGGTAAAGGACAAAACTTTGCTGAAAGAAGCCTCTTTATATGTTACTTTAGAACCCTGTTCCCACTATGGAAAAACACCTCCCTGTGCGGATTTAATTGCTAAACATAAACTAAAAGAGGTTTTTATTGGGTTACAGGATCCACATGATAAAGTAGCCGGAAAAGGCATCAAAAAATTACAAGCTGCCGGATGTGAGGTTACGGTCGGCATTCTTGAAAACGAATGTAGGGCACACCACAAGCGGTTTCTGACCTATATGGAGAAAAAACGGCCTTACATAATTCTAAAATGGGCCGCTTCCGATGATGGTTTTTTAGCTCCAGATACCGCTAAGCGAAGTGACAACCCTGAACCTTTTTGGATCACCAATGCCCATTCCAAACAGTTGGTGCACCAATGGCGAAGTCAAGAACAAGCAATTTTGGTCGGTACCAACACGGTTTTGGAAGACAACCCAAGTTTGACCACTCGCAATTGGGTAGGCAAAAGCCCGGTTCGTGTGATATTGGACCGTGATTTAAAATTAGACCAACGTTTTCACGTATTGGATGCCTCCGTAAAAACAATCGTGTTGACCGAGGTTACCGATGAAAAAAAATATATTAAAGGAGTGGATTACGCCTTGGTTGATTTTTCAAAACCTTTGGCTCAACAAATTTGCAATGCTCTATACAGGCACAACATCAACAGTGTAATTGTTGAAGGAGGCTCACGAACACTTCAAACCTTTATAGATGAAAATTTATGGGACGAAGCACGGGTCTTTAAAGGTTCCGTTCGCTTTAAAAATGGATTGCCCGCACCAAAACATCAAGGAATATTGCAAAAAAGAACACAAATTTTAACCGACACCCTATCCATATATATAAATGATTAA
- a CDS encoding HAD family hydrolase encodes MIKNIILDFGDVLINLDKPATAKAMVQHGFRGITPDLEQLFQNYEKGLLDSSEFLDTVSSYFPNASREYLVDAWNSILLDFPERRLNFIEQLAAENEYKLLLLSNTNDLHIECVKQEMGMERYNRFKNAFDVFYLSYEIGMRKPDSEIFEFVLQENNLVPQETYFVDDVSENTDAAAALGINTWNLAIGKEDITELKSKL; translated from the coding sequence ATGATTAAAAATATAATTCTCGATTTTGGTGATGTACTTATTAATTTAGATAAACCTGCCACCGCAAAAGCCATGGTCCAACATGGTTTTAGAGGCATAACGCCAGATTTGGAACAGCTGTTTCAGAATTATGAGAAAGGACTATTGGATTCTTCGGAGTTTTTGGACACTGTTTCCTCCTATTTCCCAAATGCTAGCAGAGAATATTTAGTGGATGCCTGGAACTCCATATTACTGGATTTTCCCGAAAGGCGATTGAACTTTATTGAGCAGTTGGCCGCAGAAAACGAATACAAACTGTTATTGCTGAGCAATACGAACGACTTACATATAGAATGTGTAAAGCAAGAAATGGGGATGGAACGCTATAATAGGTTCAAAAATGCATTTGATGTGTTCTACCTAAGCTACGAAATTGGCATGCGAAAGCCGGACAGCGAAATATTCGAATTTGTATTACAGGAAAACAACCTAGTGCCCCAAGAAACTTATTTTGTGGACGATGTGAGCGAGAATACCGATGCCGCCGCCGCATTGGGCATAAATACTTGGAACTTAGCTATAGGGAAAGAGGACATAACCGAATTAAAATCGAAATTATAA